From a single Lewinella sp. LCG006 genomic region:
- a CDS encoding PKD domain-containing protein, whose amino-acid sequence MRITVSCFLLLLLVEVYNTLSAQNLIADPGFEIWDPSNNISPPGTLNGLTHWYEANGTPDHHHVDIEFGSNLTLLNPCPQGEGDSTCGMPHEGGGVLGVYKGNGADGTKEWAGTQLLEPLVPEDCYEISFWINNKKDNPNNLFETNQWGVFFSDTPTPFFNANLADFSLMADQWVATEMVISDTIWHQVQFTYTAPEAYEYLYIGYMGNVSTSTFTVANDNFMLGFYVWIDEVVVERVNVEVPEDMTICPGESVTLDFVSNYSLNWTDGTTSDTTRSVTVSPTESVTYYVEAIGNQGCTKLDSVQITVLAPPLLDHPDVLCTVSSPVTVSYNNESGTWSGPGIINNTTGLFDPSITGAGSFELNFSSNADCANDYTVLVEVAELPANELVLDEPTGCAPHTITFTDLVAPPSAEYEWIFGDGTMETTTTPTINHTYQTAGDYTSEVTIIYAANCRTTVDISTPIQIYEQPEASFTYDPRGVNTLNNEVNFNNTSTGIIYETVWTFGDSTSSTLFNPLHVFNEAGIYTVNLRVEGPGNCVDSISQQLVVENAVRIFVPNVFSPNQDGSNDVFNIGFAGDLSDYHMQVFDRWGGLVFQSNNPAQGWNGKRQNGDPAEQNVYLYQIEYTLVPAVETAAARSEVVSGDVLLLR is encoded by the coding sequence ATGCGAATTACTGTTTCTTGCTTTTTGCTGCTCCTGCTTGTGGAAGTTTACAATACCCTTTCTGCCCAAAACTTAATTGCTGATCCGGGGTTCGAAATTTGGGACCCAAGCAATAATATTTCGCCTCCGGGAACACTTAACGGACTGACCCACTGGTACGAGGCCAACGGTACACCCGATCATCACCACGTAGATATTGAGTTTGGCTCCAACCTAACTTTACTCAATCCATGCCCACAGGGAGAAGGAGACAGCACTTGCGGAATGCCACACGAAGGCGGCGGGGTGCTTGGGGTTTACAAAGGCAACGGTGCCGATGGTACGAAAGAATGGGCCGGCACCCAACTATTGGAACCCTTGGTCCCCGAAGATTGCTACGAAATTTCTTTCTGGATTAATAATAAAAAAGACAACCCCAACAACCTGTTTGAAACCAACCAATGGGGCGTCTTTTTCTCTGATACGCCAACACCATTTTTCAATGCCAACCTCGCTGATTTCTCATTGATGGCCGATCAGTGGGTTGCAACAGAAATGGTCATTAGCGATACCATCTGGCACCAGGTCCAGTTTACCTATACAGCTCCTGAGGCTTACGAATACCTCTACATCGGTTACATGGGCAATGTGTCTACTTCAACCTTCACCGTAGCCAACGATAATTTTATGCTCGGTTTTTATGTGTGGATTGACGAGGTAGTTGTAGAACGCGTAAATGTAGAAGTACCCGAGGATATGACGATTTGTCCGGGGGAAAGTGTCACGCTGGATTTTGTTTCTAACTATTCGCTCAACTGGACCGACGGCACAACTTCTGACACCACTCGTTCCGTAACGGTCAGTCCTACGGAGAGCGTCACTTACTATGTAGAAGCTATCGGTAATCAGGGATGTACCAAGTTGGATTCGGTACAGATTACCGTGTTAGCCCCCCCTTTATTGGATCATCCCGACGTTCTGTGTACGGTCAGTAGCCCCGTAACTGTGAGCTACAATAATGAAAGCGGCACCTGGTCTGGGCCTGGAATTATCAATAACACAACGGGGCTATTTGACCCTAGTATCACTGGCGCAGGAAGCTTTGAACTGAATTTTTCATCGAACGCAGATTGTGCAAACGACTACACCGTCTTGGTAGAAGTTGCGGAATTGCCCGCCAATGAGCTGGTACTGGATGAGCCGACAGGCTGTGCTCCTCACACCATCACCTTTACTGACTTAGTCGCTCCCCCTTCCGCCGAATACGAGTGGATTTTTGGTGACGGAACAATGGAGACGACGACAACCCCAACGATTAACCATACTTATCAAACCGCGGGAGACTATACCTCTGAGGTGACGATCATTTACGCCGCAAACTGCCGCACGACGGTTGACATCAGTACTCCTATTCAGATTTATGAGCAACCAGAGGCCAGCTTCACCTACGATCCTAGAGGCGTGAATACGTTGAACAACGAGGTAAACTTCAACAATACCAGCACGGGCATCATTTACGAAACCGTTTGGACCTTTGGTGATAGCACCAGCAGTACACTCTTCAATCCGCTGCATGTATTTAACGAAGCAGGCATTTATACTGTAAATCTGCGCGTGGAGGGGCCTGGAAATTGTGTCGACAGTATTAGCCAACAGCTTGTCGTAGAAAATGCGGTACGCATATTTGTCCCCAATGTTTTCTCTCCTAATCAGGATGGCAGCAACGATGTTTTCAATATCGGCTTTGCAGGTGATTTAAGTGATTACCACATGCAGGTTTTCGACCGCTGGGGTGGCTTGGTCTTTCAATCAAACAATCCCGCTCAGGGCTGGAATGGCAAACGCCAAAATGGTGATCCTGCCGAACAGAATGTTTATCTCTATCAGATCGAATACACGCTAGTGCCAGCCGTAGAAACAGCGGCGGCTAGGTCGGAAGTGGTGAGTGGCGATGTTTTGTTATTGCGTTAG
- a CDS encoding MopE-related protein has translation MNKIFTFTFLLGCLVFNANAQDGGLDSTFAQTGVLLLDFIEANETANDVVVQNDGKIVVLASGSYGSNNLNVELIRLLEDGTIDSTFANNGYFFVDNPAGSDIPYDLDLQEDGSFLIAGDYANTINNLSIAVYKVTAEGVLDSMFGTDGIATLAIDTMQDYARTLEVAADGSIFVGGVSQIPGFSFYRSVVGKFTAAGVVDSTFGTNGAFVWNTDSIITDIRSMEILPDGHLLVSGRAKPAGSDRVSIYKVLNDGSGLDTSFGTDGGILAPYQGTGFDLAIHPNGNILVTGQNATNQGDNLVLAAFDQNGLPVADFGTNGVSYVDVDINDRGLSILVQPDGKIIASGESGGTFFQGGPRQFLAARFDAMGVPDSTWGENGVVRTLTSTLFAFANGSVIQPDGKVILVGASATPTTQNDMTIVRYNNFIDADMDGFSIADDCDDFNAAINPDAEEIPNNDIDENCDNEILIIDEDMDGFNSDEDCDDTNPLINPDAEEIPNNDVDENCDDIILVGVQETEISSQFLVYPNPAGEFVYLQYEAEGQQPHQAVLTNVTGQVLQIVNLEFNNHIARLDLANLPQGILILTIHTEAGKAIKRIVKQ, from the coding sequence TGAAACCGCAAACGATGTAGTGGTTCAGAATGATGGCAAAATTGTTGTCCTGGCCTCAGGGTCTTATGGCTCCAACAACCTCAATGTAGAGCTGATCCGCCTGTTGGAGGACGGCACCATTGATTCTACTTTTGCGAATAACGGCTACTTTTTTGTTGACAATCCTGCCGGATCAGACATTCCTTACGACCTAGACCTCCAGGAGGATGGTAGCTTTCTGATTGCTGGTGATTATGCCAATACCATCAACAACCTGAGTATCGCCGTCTACAAAGTAACTGCCGAAGGTGTACTCGATTCTATGTTCGGAACAGATGGTATCGCTACGCTGGCGATAGACACCATGCAGGACTATGCGCGTACATTGGAAGTCGCTGCGGATGGTTCTATTTTCGTAGGAGGTGTGAGCCAGATTCCTGGATTCTCTTTCTATCGGTCAGTGGTTGGCAAATTCACCGCCGCTGGCGTCGTCGACAGTACTTTTGGCACCAATGGTGCTTTTGTATGGAATACAGATTCTATCATTACCGACATTCGCAGTATGGAGATTTTGCCCGACGGGCACCTGCTTGTTTCTGGCCGCGCTAAGCCTGCCGGATCGGATAGGGTTTCTATTTACAAAGTCCTCAACGATGGTAGCGGTCTTGATACAAGCTTTGGTACCGACGGCGGAATATTAGCCCCTTACCAGGGTACTGGCTTCGATTTGGCCATCCACCCTAATGGCAATATACTGGTTACAGGACAAAACGCTACCAACCAGGGCGACAATCTCGTTCTTGCTGCTTTTGACCAAAACGGCTTGCCAGTTGCTGATTTTGGCACGAACGGTGTTTCTTATGTAGATGTAGATATTAATGACAGAGGCTTGTCGATTTTGGTGCAGCCTGACGGTAAAATCATTGCCAGTGGTGAAAGCGGTGGTACCTTCTTCCAGGGTGGTCCGCGCCAGTTTCTTGCTGCTCGCTTTGATGCAATGGGAGTACCTGATTCTACCTGGGGCGAAAATGGTGTCGTAAGAACCTTGACCTCCACCTTATTTGCCTTTGCCAATGGGAGCGTTATACAACCCGATGGCAAGGTGATTTTGGTGGGAGCTTCTGCAACGCCTACCACCCAGAATGACATGACCATTGTTCGCTACAATAATTTTATTGATGCCGACATGGACGGTTTCAGCATCGCTGATGACTGTGACGATTTCAATGCCGCCATTAACCCTGATGCGGAAGAGATTCCGAACAATGACATTGACGAAAACTGTGATAACGAAATCCTCATCATCGACGAAGACATGGATGGTTTCAACTCCGACGAAGATTGTGATGATACCAACCCTCTCATCAATCCTGATGCAGAAGAAATTCCAAACAACGACGTGGATGAAAACTGTGATGACATTATTCTGGTAGGTGTACAGGAAACGGAAATTTCCAGCCAGTTTTTGGTGTACCCTAACCCTGCTGGAGAATTCGTCTACCTCCAATACGAAGCAGAAGGCCAGCAGCCTCATCAGGCCGTATTGACCAACGTGACCGGACAAGTACTACAAATCGTAAATCTGGAATTCAACAACCATATCGCTCGCCTGGATCTTGCAAATTTACCGCAAGGCATTTTGATCTTAACCATTCATACTGAAGCCGGAAAGGCCATCAAGCGGATTGTTAAGCAATAA